The Candidatus Binatia bacterium DNA segment GGGAACTGCTCGCGCGCCTCCTGGAGTCGTTCGTTGACAAGCTGCCGTGCCGTATAGATATCGGTTCCCCACTTGAAGACCACGATGACGGTAGACAGCCCCGCCGAGGATTTGGAACGGACCACATCCACTCCCGGCGTCCCATTCACTACGGCCTCGATGCGAAAGGTGATCAGCGTCTCCACATTCTCCGGTGAAAGGCTAGGCGCCTCAGTCTGAATCACCACTTGTGGCGGGGCGAATTCCGGCAGGACATCCAGGGTTATCTGCCAAACCGCGAAGATTCCCACCACGAGAACAATCACAAACGCCACCACCGTGAGTAAACGGTTACGGAGGGACCACTTCGTTATCCAATCGAACATTTTTTGCTCCTTCTAGTGCGCGTGGCCGCCCAACGCCGCCCCGCCTTGCCGCGCCATCAGCGATTTGGTGTAAATTTGCTGCTTTCCGTCTGTCACTACTTGGTCGCCGGGGAGCAGGCCTTTTTTTACCTCCGCATAGCGGTCATCTCGTGTCCCTAGAACGAGCTCCACACGCTGGAAAGAGCCCTTGTCCTCGACAAAAACAAAATTCTGTCCTTCTGTCGTGATGAGCGCCTCCAACGGAATGGCAAGCACTTCCTGCCCTCCTCCTACGACAACATCCATCTCGGCAAATAGATTGGGCTTTAGTTTTCCTTCGCGATTTGGAACCTCGGCCCACAGACGAAGCACGCGCTTTTGCGGATCGATGGTGGGACTGAAGCGGGCTATTTTCCCCGCAAAGAGGTCTTTCGGATACGAACCAAGGCGAATGCGAACCGTCTGTCCGATTTTTAGCCGTGGCAATGCCTCATCAAAGGCACTGCCCTCGATAAAGACAGTCGAGGGATCAACAATTTTAAAGATCACCTTATTGGGTTCGACTGTCTCCCCTAGAACGACATTCCGTTCCTCCACAATGCCGCCGATAGGAGACAGGACAGCAAACGTAGAGATACTTTTCTCTCCGCGAGCCTTTTTTACGGCACTTTCTGGAAGGCCTAAGAGAACGAGTTGCTGGGTCAGCCCTTCGATCTCGTTGAGAACAGCTTGATACTGGTTTTGAGCGGCGATGAGTTCCTTTTGGGCGGCGATCTTGCTTTCGACCAGGCGCTCGATACGACTAAGTTCCGCCTTCGCCAGGGTGAGTTTATTCTCAGCCTGGATAAGCTCCACCTGGAGTTTCTGAATCTCGGCGCTCTGGACCTCCGCTAAACGTTGACCTTTCGAGACCCCGTCACCCACCTTGGCTGAGAGGCTCGCTAT contains these protein-coding regions:
- a CDS encoding efflux RND transporter periplasmic adaptor subunit, encoding MRNKRVILVVVSTILLLLSFWLGRITSRGHKDDKESNHQEVSNTGAKPKQDESASHTHEEGKADEHAEGKQEAQGLKLGPEEMRNIGLKTVAADLRRVESVIRVAGVVKAHPDREAQVSSRVSGKIASLSAKVGDGVSKGQRLAEVQSAEIQKLQVELIQAENKLTLAKAELSRIERLVESKIAAQKELIAAQNQYQAVLNEIEGLTQQLVLLGLPESAVKKARGEKSISTFAVLSPIGGIVEERNVVLGETVEPNKVIFKIVDPSTVFIEGSAFDEALPRLKIGQTVRIRLGSYPKDLFAGKIARFSPTIDPQKRVLRLWAEVPNREGKLKPNLFAEMDVVVGGGQEVLAIPLEALITTEGQNFVFVEDKGSFQRVELVLGTRDDRYAEVKKGLLPGDQVVTDGKQQIYTKSLMARQGGAALGGHAH